The Terriglobales bacterium genome includes the window GCAACGGCGGTTACAACGGACGCGGAAACTCCGGATATTACGGACGCGGCATGGGGCAAGCCCAACAGATCGGCTACCAAGACGGGCTCCGTCACGGCCAGAGCGACCGCGCCACTGGACACAGCTATCGGCCATCTCACGATGACGACTACCGGAACGCCAGTCGCGGATACAGCTCAGCCTCCGGCAGTAAGGATCAGTACAAAGCCATCTACCGTCAGGGATACGAGCAGGGCTATCGACAGGGCTATGGTTCCGGAGGGCGATTCGGCTTTTAGGCGGGCTCGCTTTCGGGTTTCCTAAACCAAAATGAGCAGGCCAACCATGGCCTGCTCATTGTTGTTTGCGGCTTAAAGCGCCGCAAGCGCGCTCGAAGTGCCTCGCCTACAGCGTTACAGGCACTAATTGATCCCTGTCTTCGCGCCGTTTACACCGGAACTTCGTCCCGGGAATTCCACTCTTCGGCGGATGAAATACCCCTCCGAGAGGATTTAGACTATTGGGAATCATAGGCTCTGCGGAATTAACCGTTGTCGTCACAGTAATTTGCCGCCTATCACCAAGGAATCTGTTTCCAAAGTCTGGAGAATTTCTTATCAAATGAGGCTCTTAGCCGTCGCACTTGTATCGGTTTTAAGTTTAAGTTGTTCGCTCGACGCGACTCCGCCACTCTCCCTGCTGCTGGTCGGCAACGGGGAATCGGATGCCGTCAAGAGCGTCTCTGAGGGGGATAAGGCCCCCAACTTCACCTTGCCGTCGCAAGACGGCAGCTCTATCTCGCTCGATCAATATCGTGGAAAGTGGGTGGTGTTGTACTTCTATCCCAAAGATTTCACGCAGGGTTGCACGATTGAGGCACACAACTTCCAGAGAGATGAAGCACAATACCAAGCGAAGAGCGCAGTGATTCTGGGTGTAAGCCTCGACTCAAGCGATTCCCACAAGGAGTTCTGCACGAAGGAAGGATTAAACTTCAAACTCCTTTCCGACGAATCGGCGAAGGTTGTAAGCGAGTACGGCAGCTTGAGCGAGTTTCAGGGTAAGAAGTACGCGGCCCGCAACACATTCATCATCGGTCCTGACGGAGTCGTACGTAAGATTTTTCGTGGAGTAAAGCCCAACGGACACAGCCAGGAAGTCCTGGTTACCTTAGGAGATTTACAACACACAAA containing:
- a CDS encoding redoxin domain-containing protein, whose translation is MRLLAVALVSVLSLSCSLDATPPLSLLLVGNGESDAVKSVSEGDKAPNFTLPSQDGSSISLDQYRGKWVVLYFYPKDFTQGCTIEAHNFQRDEAQYQAKSAVILGVSLDSSDSHKEFCTKEGLNFKLLSDESAKVVSEYGSLSEFQGKKYAARNTFIIGPDGVVRKIFRGVKPNGHSQEVLVTLGDLQHTKA